In Rhodococcus sp. OK302, one genomic interval encodes:
- a CDS encoding L-aspartate oxidase, translating into MTSPAGRFAWEAHADLVVVGGGVAGLTAARTASLRGLKVLTVSKGGPTDTSTQYAQGGIAVVGDLSTDSVDSHVADTCEAGVGLCDEAAVYSVVESGHEAVAALAALGAVFDRGRDGEVSRTREGGHSTRRIIHAGGDATGAEVQRALNAAGLPVLFGAAAVQVVTNRRGVCGLIVSSPDGLGVIHAPAVLLATGGLGQLYACSTNPPGATADGIALALEAGAAISDLEFVQFHPTVLFTPGGLGRRPLISEAVRGEGAILVDTNGDSVTAGVHPLGDLAPRDVVSRAIAARLRDLGTDHVYLDARKLDGFAARFPTITASCLEAGIDPRTQLIPVAPAAHYSCGGVATDVHGRTGVPGLYAAGEVARTGLHGANRLASNSLLEGLVVGERAGIAAAERREVHAEVVNVVRRPLPILPREKVQSIMTANTSVVRDGVGLEVARTSLAAADKTVAVTVPELEDVALTLTATALVDVAIARTESRGCHTRTDHPETDPNQRRSTRIKLGRDGALDMLDTFLTGVHR; encoded by the coding sequence GTGACGAGCCCTGCCGGGCGTTTCGCCTGGGAGGCTCACGCCGATCTGGTCGTCGTGGGTGGCGGTGTCGCGGGGCTTACCGCCGCGCGGACAGCGTCCCTGCGGGGACTGAAAGTTTTGACCGTCAGCAAGGGCGGTCCGACGGATACGTCCACGCAGTACGCGCAGGGCGGCATTGCCGTCGTCGGCGATCTGAGCACCGATTCGGTGGACTCCCATGTTGCCGATACGTGTGAAGCGGGTGTCGGACTCTGTGACGAAGCGGCGGTGTATTCCGTCGTCGAATCAGGGCACGAAGCCGTTGCTGCTCTGGCTGCACTCGGGGCAGTGTTCGACCGTGGCCGAGACGGCGAGGTGTCACGCACCCGTGAGGGTGGGCACAGCACTCGACGCATCATTCATGCCGGCGGTGACGCCACCGGAGCGGAAGTTCAGCGGGCACTCAATGCTGCTGGCCTGCCGGTTCTGTTCGGCGCCGCTGCCGTTCAGGTGGTGACGAACCGCCGTGGTGTGTGCGGATTGATCGTCTCGTCGCCCGACGGACTCGGCGTTATTCACGCGCCGGCAGTTCTGCTCGCGACGGGTGGCCTTGGCCAGCTGTATGCGTGCAGCACCAACCCGCCCGGAGCTACTGCCGACGGTATCGCCTTGGCGCTCGAGGCTGGTGCGGCAATATCCGACCTTGAATTCGTACAGTTCCATCCGACGGTTCTGTTCACACCCGGCGGCCTCGGTCGACGGCCGTTGATCAGTGAGGCCGTGCGGGGCGAGGGTGCGATTCTTGTTGACACCAATGGTGATTCGGTAACTGCTGGTGTTCACCCGCTCGGTGATCTGGCGCCCCGTGATGTGGTCTCTCGCGCCATCGCGGCGCGATTGCGTGACCTGGGCACCGATCACGTGTACCTCGATGCACGAAAGCTCGACGGGTTCGCGGCTCGGTTCCCGACCATTACGGCATCGTGCCTCGAAGCCGGTATCGACCCCCGGACGCAACTGATCCCGGTGGCGCCGGCAGCGCATTATTCTTGTGGTGGCGTAGCAACCGACGTGCATGGGCGCACCGGCGTGCCGGGCCTGTATGCGGCGGGTGAAGTTGCGCGCACCGGATTGCACGGAGCCAATCGCCTTGCATCCAACAGCCTTCTCGAAGGACTGGTTGTGGGGGAGCGCGCCGGAATAGCGGCCGCGGAGCGTCGTGAGGTTCACGCTGAAGTAGTCAACGTGGTGCGTCGGCCCCTGCCGATTCTGCCTCGCGAGAAGGTGCAGTCGATCATGACCGCGAACACCTCTGTCGTCCGCGACGGTGTCGGGCTCGAAGTAGCGCGCACATCGCTCGCAGCTGCCGATAAGACTGTTGCAGTTACTGTTCCAGAACTCGAAGACGTAGCCCTGACCTTGACTGCTACAGCTTTGGTGGACGTTGCCATCGCCCGCACCGAGAGTCGTGGCTGCCACACGCGCACCGACCATCCCGAGACCGACCCTAATCAGCGTCGTAGTACCCGAATCAAACTGGGTAGAGACGGCGCACTCGACATGCTCGACACATTTTTGACAGGAGTTCATCGATGA